acagctatTCCCTAACGTTATGTAATAAAAATGTACAGTCATGAATTAAAGCCTGGTGAACGTATCACAGTTCCTGTTGTCAGTTAAATTGGCCtgagaatatattttttttatagtcaCTCAGATATTATTATGCTTTTACTCCATTTCCCACCCACCAttacccccctctcttcctccctctgtctctctgtctctccctctcacgcTAACGCTAAGGCAGAGGGCCACAACTGTACTGACAGCAACTGCTGTGGCGTTCTAGTTCAGATTTCAATCATGTGACTTTAACCAGGGGtaggatgaagggagagaggggggggggggtgagagagagaggggttgtttttttttagaaatgggCGCTGAGGCTTACTATATCTGCAGCAGAAATAACCTCCCCACCAGGTGCAACTTTACGCATGGGCTTGGGCTTGTCTTTTGCTTAACCAAAACACTGCACATAAGACACATATTatcatgtaaatggaaaagtgcaTTTCAGTGATATCTTCTTTTCTATTGTGTTGCTGCCTTTTTTGTGCCATTGTTGAGGTCATTACAAAAATATACAGATTGTTTTTCTTACATTTCAATGTCACTTTTTTTACAATACTAATATCTTTACATGTAAACATGAGTAGGTGGTTAGGTATGCTGCCGAATATCCCGTGCCACGATCAGACATTTGTGtgcttttctccatctctcagcTGTGAAGGCAGAGAAACTGCAGTCAGCACCAACACGCCTCAGCACACTGTCCTTCTCAGCAAGCTCATCAATATTTTCACCCTGGTTCTACAGCTGAGTTACATCTAAAACAATAATGTATGTTAATAGTAATTATGAATTGTAATACTTATATCATATTTCACTTAATAGACCCTCACCCCTACTGTCCATCAACTCTCCTTGATCAATCTTCCTTCCACTGATTGACCTGACCCGAGGGAGTGCTCTGCTCCCTACTGCGGGGTGTAAGGTTTAGGCTACAGTGTCTACAAGTGtacgtagcctactgcttttgaGGCTTACAACAGCAGTCTAGCAGCACCAAGACGGATATCAACCACGGCAACTTACCAGCTTCCTCTGGTTGCTTAGGCAAAATGTGCATATGGGCCTGAGGCTGGGGCTGCTGTTGGCGTTGCCCGGTCCGGTCTGCAGGACGTTCTGGTACTTCATACATGGCTGTCCGTCTAGGCAGTCCTCCCCGAGTAGGAGTACGTTGGCCAGGTGCGAGATGTAGCTGGAGGCCAGACGCAGCGTCTCGATCTTGGACAGCTTGCGGTCGGCCGGCTCGGTGGGGATGAGAGTCCGCAGCGCCCCGAAGGCTGTGTTAACACTGTGCGTGCGGTCCCGTTCCCGCGCGTTTGCCGCCTGACGCTGCTTGCTGATCCCAGCATGCCGACGGCTGCCCCTTCTGCGTCCGGCCACCCCACCACCATTTCCTTCACTGCCACCAATAGCCCCTAATCCTCCGTCTTCACCCCTTCCTCCAGCTGGGCCTCCCAGGGGACTCCCAGCGCGGCCTCCCCGGCCCCCTCCACTGCCCCCGCCTGTCGACTTGTCTGAGCTCTCGCTCCCGCTGTCCAGTTCATCCATGTCGGAGTGGTAGCCATCCAGCGGCAGCGGTAGCGGCGGGCCGCCCTTGTCTGTCTCTGCGGACTTCATGGTGCTCCAGGAGTGTGTGAGGACTGAGCCCGGACCATGGCGGGGACGCTGACTGCCCATTACTTTATGCCGAGTGAAAAATAGCACGGGCGACCAGCTGCTGGCGATCCGGTGACCGGGGGTCCGCTACGTAGCCCCTGGCAGTTCGGCATAGCATTTCTTGAATGACTGATCCGTTCTGGGCTGCCACTGCGAGGCGCCCGGAAAAGGCAGAACAGGTGGGGAGACGGGGACCACCTGTCATGGTCTATGGAGCGAAAGTAGATTTTTATGTGcatatatgtaggcctataccagGCCCACCAGAATTAGCACTCTTGCATTTTCAGAAACTCACCAAAAATCATGGATTTCATGCAAATGTAACTGGGTTGCAAGCTTCTTTTATTACTCACGTGGTAAACTCTTACTGCTACAATTTCCACACAATATTCAAATACCGCTattacattttccatctttgatatatttttatttaactCAGAATCCCTGCAGTAAATCAAATTAGGCCCACTTTGTGGTCACTACAGTCGCAACAAAATCTTGAAAAACCCAGGACCTGGTGAGATCAAAAGTTTTGGAATTCAGGAAACTCTAAAGTAAAGAAGCTCTAAAGTAAAACAGTTTTGAGGATTTACCTATAAAATTCTGTCTCTTTTGGACACAATAATCACCACAAACCCTTGCAGATGCACACATCACACCTTTAGAAATGTATACATCAATAAATATTCATGTTATACATATTTACGCATGtaataaaacatatttataAATGATAAATATGCAGGTATTTCATACATGTATAAGGCCTTTAGGCATAGTAGCACTGCCAGTGGCCTGTTCACTCTGTATATTAACTCAGTATGTAAGCAGGTGCAAAAAAACAGAGGTTATCTTATGATCAGTTTTAAACACCTTTCCTCTCACCATCAGCTTTCTACTGTCAAAGCTAACATGCATCATCACtgcaggtagcctaggctacacctAGAGGCGCTGAATCTAATTTGCTTCCttgaaaagacaaaaagagaaatTGTGCTCAGCATTGCCTGACTTGAATACGATATACCAGGTTAGTCATCAGATTGTAATAATTAATAAAATGAATACATTataaatcaataataataatacaactaAATAACAAATCATTAAATACAATTAATTCCTCAGGCAGCTTCTGAATTAATTATAAATATAAGGATGTCTCAAATACTTAATAATTCCTTTATTTAGGCCTATTTATTAACTCAGTATTTATGCTACCTTATTGTTCAATGGCCTAGCCTTGTCaatataacaacaacaacaatagacCGTGAGATGTGTCAGTGATCTCTAGTTGCCTTCTCAGTCTTCATAAATATGGGACAACATAGCAAAACAGACATAGCACGGTCTGTCCTTCCTTACCAACGACATAGGCCTAGGTCACATAGCCTAAAGGTCTCGCCAATATGGAGCGCCTCAAGCGCGCCGAGTGAGTTGTCGGCGGCGTCCCCTGCCGGCGCCCTCGCAGTGTCGCCTAGTCCTGCATGAGTGAGCAGTACAGGTGTTTCCCGCGCCCTTCAAGCGTCCCCGCGGAGCTAAAATCTTGCGCGCACGTAGAGCGCTCGCGCCATCTTTGGAGCTGATATAAATATCTGAGGATGTACATGATACTAACATGGCGTTGCAAAATTTATAGAAGTTTTTAATTCAATTTAAAGTTGCTTCTTTTCTCTGACAAATCTTCTGATAACCCTTGACTAAGGGGAATGATCAATAAGTGGGCTAAAATAGATATTACATAAATaatctttttgttgttgttgagagaAACACGAAAATGAACGTGCTATTTGTAGCAGATTGGTCAATAAAGTAAGACTGCGACTATATCCTTCGTAggaaaatatgttttaatattaccacaagatggcagtgttttattgATAAATATCATGACATCAATGCATGAAATGAAATTAAGAGGAGGGAAGACTAAGAGGGCTGATAACTCTAAGGGGAGTTGCATCAGAAAAAGTCATTGGGCTCAGCCACATGCACTTGCGCACAAACTCCCAACTTTTACCAAAATTTACTGACTTTGGAACATTTATGAAAATGAAAGCAGTGGCTTagtagccctggcagcaaatgtaatctgctagggtgcgtctagatttctaggctagtggcTTAGTTAAGTGACTGAAAATGTTCAGCAGTATTTCtctagcctgacgtagccaatgttgtgggcgggactaagttcggctggcaccctAGTATTTCTCAACCAGGGGGTCGGGACTGGCGTAATGAGAATTTCTGGAGAATTTCAATTCTATATTAAATCATCACTTTTTATCAGTTTTGT
The Alosa sapidissima isolate fAloSap1 chromosome 23, fAloSap1.pri, whole genome shotgun sequence genome window above contains:
- the si:ch211-246m6.4 gene encoding basic helix-loop-helix transcription factor scleraxis isoform X1; amino-acid sequence: MGSQRPRHGPGSVLTHSWSTMKSAETDKGGPPLPLPLDGYHSDMDELDSGSESSDKSTGGGSGGGRGGRAGSPLGGPAGGRGEDGGLGAIGGSEGNGGGVAGRRRGSRRHAGISKQRQAANARERDRTHSVNTAFGALRTLIPTEPADRKLSKIETLRLASSYISHLANVLLLGEDCLDGQPCMKYQNVLQTGPGNANSSPSLRPICTFCLSNQRKLLRDGEKHTNV
- the si:ch211-246m6.4 gene encoding transcription factor 15 isoform X2, which encodes MGSQRPRHGPGSVLTHSWSTMKSAETDKGGPPLPLPLDGYHSDMDELDSGSESSDKSTGGGSGGGRGGRAGSPLGGPAGGRGEDGGLGAIGGSEGNGGGVAGRRRGSRRHAGISKQRQAANARERDRTHSVNTAFGALRTLIPTEPADRKLSKIETLRLASSYISHLANVLLLGEDCLDGQPCMKYQNVLQTGPGNANSSPSLRPICTFCLSNQRKLM